A segment of the Bacillus licheniformis DSM 13 = ATCC 14580 genome:
ACAGCGTATGCGATCGGCGGAATCAGCTGAAACTTGATGAACAAATAGCCGATGACAGTATTGACTGCCGGAACGATAATAAAGGGAATCATGAAGATTGGATTGAGCACGACCGGAAGTCCGAAAATGACAGGTTCATTGATATTAAATATTCCCGGCCCGATCGAAAGCTTGCCGATATCTTTATAATCCCGCCGCTTTGAAGCGATGAATATCGCGATCAAAAGCCCCAGCGTCATGCCTGATCCCCCGTAGTTCGCAAAGGCGTCATTCAGCGCCCATGTTTCAGGAAACGGAGCGTTCCATGCAGAGCCTGTTTTAGCGGCAAAACCGAGGTTTTCAAGGTTTGCTTCTGCAAAAATCGTTTCTCTGATCGCCGCAATCGTATTCGGACCGTGAATGCCGAACAGCCATAAAAAGTTGGCGACGATTCCAAGAAAAACAACGGTGAAAATATTCGTTCCCATCTCTCTCAACGGCGCCTGCAGCACAGTATACACCAATTCATGCAGACCGTTTTTCGACAGGGACATCAGCGCAAAGCTTAATATCGCAAAACCAATCGTAATGAAGATGATCGGAAACAGCACTTTAAATGTCCGGGCGACCGCAGGCGGCACCTGCGGAGGCATATGAATTTGCAGTCGCTTGGCATTTGATAGCCTGCTGAACACTTCACCGACGATGATTCCGATGATTAAGGCGACGAACAGTCCTTGGGCGCCGAGCCATTTCGTCGTTAAAAAGCTCTCGTTTTCGATCAGGCGGTACGGTGAATAAATGATAAAATAACAGGATACAGCCGTTAATCCGGCAAGCAGTTCATCCGCTTTCATTGAGATGGCTAAATTGCGGGCGACGAGAAACACGACAAATATGGACATAATATCGAGCGACCCCCGCAGTACGGGCGTAAAGACCGACTGGTAATCAGCCAAGTTCGGAAATATCTTTTCAAGAAATAAAATTTTGGCGATAAACCCGTCCGGAGATAAAATGGCAAAATTCAATAAAATGATAATCGATCCTGCCATAATAATCGGAAATGATAGAATAAAAGCATCTCTGATCGCACATATATGGCGCTGTGAATTCAATTTTGCAGCAACGGGAACCAAAAACCGCTCCACGTTCCGCTCAAACTTCTCCATAAACCCGCTCATCCCTATCTCCCCTCCTTTTTTATTTCATCAGCTGCAGCGCTTTTTGCAGCACAGCTTCGCCGTTCATGGTGCCGTAGTCTCGCATGTCGATCACCTGGACCGGCGTGTCTCCTGCGCTCGCCTCAACCTGTGACTTTTGGTACCTGACTTGCGGCCCCAACAATACGACGTCCGCGCTTGACGCGGCAGTCCCCGCTTCGGATACAGGCAGAGCAATGATGTCGACCTCTTCGTTCAGCGCCTCTGCATGCTTTTTCATTCTGCTGACAAGCAGGCTCGTTGACATGCCGGCCGCACAAACCAATAAAATTTTCTTCATTATCAATTGACCCCCTTTGGATTCATCTTTTCCTCCGCCGCAAAGAAAACGCTTTCATTATGATGCGGAGAAACATTTCAACCTGGTCTTTTATCCTATGATCGAGATAGACAACTGTTTCATAAAAATCAATATTTTTATAGCTGTTTCAAACGGCTCGTTTAGTCAACCTCAACAAACGCCTTGAAACATTTGTTTAGTTTATCTAATGAATTTTTCAGGATAATGAGTTATATTTTTCCTTAAAAAATCCGGAGGGATTACATGAAACCTGTCCATCAAGAAAAAATTCAAACAGACCTCACGCTCTCAAACAGCGACTTGCAGCCTCTGAAGCCGGAGGAACGCACATGGAAAGCGGTTAATTTCGCATCGATCTGGATGGGCTGCATCCATAACATCCCGACTTATGCAACGGTTGGCGGACTGATTGCGATCGGACTTTCTCCGTGGCAAGTGCTTGGGATTATCGCCGTCGCTTCGATTGTTCTCTACGCGGCCCTCGCGTTGAATGGACATGCCGGCGCAAAATACGGCGTGCCTTTTCCAGTATTAATTAGGTCTTCTTTCGGGATCTACGGGGCTAATATACCGGCGCTCCTCAGAGGTTTCGTAGCGATTATGTGGTTCGGCATTCAAGCGTTTGCGGGAAGCACGGCGATCAACATCCTGATCTTAAACGTATGGAGCGGCTGGAAAGACATCGGCGGCGACTGGAACTTATTTGGTTTGCATTTACCGGGTCTTTTGTCATTTGTTTTCTTTTGGGGGATTCATCTTCTCGTCCTCCATCACGGAATGGAGTCGATTAGAAGGTTTGAAGTCTGGGCCGGCCCGCTCGTTTATCTCGTCTTTGGCGGGATGGTGTGGTGGGCGGTCGATATTGCAGGGGGGCTCGGTCCGATTTATTCGCAGCCGGGAAAATTTCAGACATTCAGCGAATTAATTTGGCCATTTCTTGCCGGTGTGACGGGGATTATCGGCATTTGGGCGACGCTCATTTTGAACATTCCCGATTTTACGAGGTTTGCAGCCTCCCAAAAAGAACAAATCAGAGGACAGTTTTACGGTTTGCCGGGCACATTCGTTCTGCAAGCATCACCGTCACCTCCGGCTCACAGGCTGCCTTCGGGGAGCCGATTTGGGACGTGGTCGATATTCTCGCCCATTTTGACAATCCGTACGTGATCGCTCTTTCGGTCATTACGCTTTGCATCGCCGCCATTTCGGTAAACGTTGCGGCAAATATTGTCTCGCCTGCCTATGATCTGGCCAATTTTTTGCCGAAATACATCGATTTCAAGCGAGGCAGCTATTTGACAGCAGTTTTGGCCCTGTTCACTTTTCCATGGAAGCTGATGGAGAATGAAGCGAGTGTGTTTTCGTTTCTCGGCACGATCGGCGGAATATTGGGCCCGGTCGCAGGCGTTATGCTCGCCGATTATTTCATCATCCGGAAGCGCACCCTCTGCCTCGAAGATCTCTATTCCGCAAAAGGACAGTATATGTATTATAAAGGCTATAATTACAGGGCTTTTGCTGCGGTAGCTCTCGGAGCGCTTATATCTCTCATCGGCTCTTACATCCCCGCCATGAAGCCGCTTTATGACATCTCCTGGTTTTCGGGCGTGCTGATCGCTGCCTTCGCCTATATCTTTTTAATGCGCATCCATCCGCCGGCTGCCATTTCAAATGAAACGGCTCAATACGAAGGCGGCGGAAGAAAAATAAGCGGGTAATATCGAAAAAGGATTTTTCGCTAGTGAAAAATGCCTTTTCTTCTTACCTCTTTTTTTCAAAGGCAGCTTATGATAGACTCATATTATCAAAAATTTTCCACTGGTCGATGGAGAGCAATGATGCAAACGGGCGCCGAGTTCGACGGACAGGCCTTTTGGATCACGTCGCCTGCGGTGGCAACATTTCATGAAAAACACCTGCGGGAGGAATACTTTATGAATCCGATACTGCTCGATTTTCCGGACAGCTTCGAAACAGAGCGCCTGCTGATCAGAGCACCGCGCGCCGGTGACGGCAAGGCAGTATATGATGCTATTGCAGCTTCGTTTTCAGAACTAAAGCCGTGGATGCCGTTTGCAAGGGAGATCCCCGAGGAAGAGCGTGTAGAAATCAACGTCAGGCGGGCACAGGCCGATTTTATTTTGCGCAACGATTTGCGGATGCATATTTTCCATAAAGAAACGGGAAAATTCGTCGGCAGCACCGGTCTTCACCGCATGGACTGGAAAGCGAAACGGTTTGAAATCGGCTATTGGCGCAGTTCCGAATTTTCCGGACAAGGGTACATGACAGAAGCGCTTAACGGTCTCATTGATTTCGCGAGAAGACACGTCAGAGCCAAGCGGCTTGAGATATGTTGTGACAGCATGAACACGAAAAGCAGAAAAATGGCGGAGCGCCTCGGTTTCGAGCTTGAAGCCGTTTTACAAAGCGATGACCTTTCGAACGATTTGAGCGAATATCGGGACACATGCATTTATTCGCGCATCTTCTAAAAAAAGAACCCTTATGATCTTCATGAAGCAAATCATAAGGGTTCTTTCGTTTATGTTTCATATGCAGCTTTGCAAGCTCTTCCCGCCTGCTTTTCGTTTTTCTGACGTGCGTGCCGAAGTCCGGCGCCTTGCCTCTTGATGCGGCGGCATCTCTGCCTGTGTTTCTCAACATGTGCTCGCGCTTTTTCCTTGCCTTGCTTTTGGCCATGTTCCCCACTCTCCTGTCAAATTTTTACCTCACTATTATAGAAAGGCGGGGTTCTAAACGCAAGTCATACGGTTTCTTCCGTTCTGACCATATCCACATGCGGAATGCCGTCCTCCATATAGACGTCTGAGATTGCTTTAAATCCGAAGGAGCCGTAAAAGGAACGCAAATGATTCTGGGCGCTGATCTTGACCTTTGTCTCTTCCCACTCGCCTTCCAAAAAGCGGATCGCTTTATCAAGAAGCGCCTGCGCATATCCCTTTCCCCTGTCTTCTTTGCGGACGATCACCCGGCCGATTGATGCCTCGGGGTATGCTGTGCCGCTCGGGAACAGCCTGCAATACGCAGCGATCTCTCCTTCTTGGCTCAGAAATAAATGGTGCGCCCGCTCATCCAAGTGATCAAGCTCGTGATACGGACAGTTTTGTTCAACGATAAAGACGTCTATTCTGAGCTTGATGATGCGATACAACTCTTCCTTCGACAATTCCTCATACGATTTTAGTTTCCACTCCATCCCTGTTCTCTAAAGCCCCCTTTAGCTCTGCACTTTTCCATAGGTTCCGCCGCCTCCGGCTTTCAGCTCTAAATCCCCGTTCCTTGCTTTGATCACGAGCTCTGCCGTCTGCGGACGAATGGTTTCTTTTAGATCGCCTTCTTTTACACGGTGAAGTATATTCATTTCAGTGCCGAAAGCCTCTTTCAGCTTCTGAATCGTTTTCGGGCCGATGCCGGGGATCAGCTGCAGCGGAACCTGGTGAACGTACGGCGGGCGCTTGACCGGGCTTTCATCCTGATCATAAAGCTCCATTAGACGCGTGCTGACGCCTTTTGTAAACTTTCGGCTGCCGCACGCTTTGCACAACGTTTCATCTGCCTCCTGCAGACGGCCGCATGTTTCACAAGCGGTTTGAAAATATTTGCCCAGCTGCGGATTCATCCCGTAATTCGCGGCAATGCTACGCCCCTCTTGTCCTTTTAAAGCAAGCGAAAACTCTTGAAAGCTGGCATGTTTGATGTGCAGCTTATTATACTCCCTGCCGATTTTTCCAAGAGAATGGGCGTCCGAATTGGTCAAAAATGCATAAGGATTCAGTTCGGATACGTGTGAAGCCATATCGGTGTCGCTGCTCAGCCCGAGTTCAACCGCATCAATCATCCTCGGGTCAAACACTTCTTTCAGCGAAAATTCGACTCCTTTTCCGTACAGGCTCTTGTGCGGCGTAAAAATGTGCGCGGGAATGAACAGGCCGCCGAGCTCTTTCACCTTCCGCTGAAGACCGATGCCCGTCTCATAGATGCGCTGGGAGCTCAGGTGGATATTCGTCACCCTTTCTGAGAGCCAGCCGGAAAACTGCTTCATTGCGGAGATCGACGGCATAAAGGCAAGCACATGAATCGGGCCGCGGCATCTGTCATCATTGATTTCCAATTCAGACCCGCATAAAAGCACGGTATCTTTATACTTGATTCCGCCGTCTTCAAGCTCTGTATAACGCCCTGAAGACACCCCTTTTTCAATTTCGGCCAGCACCTCGGGTGAATGACAATCTATAATGCCGATCAGTTCCATCCCTTTATGTTCGCTTGCTTCAATCAAAATTTCGTCGAGCGTTAGCGTTCTGGCAGCCGTTATCTTAACGGGCCGGCCTGATTCCGTCCGCCCGATATGGATATGCATGTCTGCGAATATTTCTTTCATTTTTTTGCTTGCAGGGCCTTTCTCAGCTCCAGATACTGCACGGCATAAGCCGTTTTCGCATCATAGATGTCCTGAGTTTCCATCAGTTTCAGCGCGCCTGAAAGCGGCACCTCCAGTACTTCAACAAATTCGTCTTCATCAAGTTCGCGCTTTTCTTCAAGCGGCGTCAGCTCTTCAGCCAGGTACAGATGCACCAGTTCGTCCGCAAAGCCCGGCGATGTGTAAAAAGCGGTGATTTTCTCAAGCTTCGCCGCCGTGTATCCCGTCTCTTCCTCAAGCTCCCGCAGCGCGGTATATTCGGGTTTCTCCCCTTTTTCAAGCTTGCCCGCCGGTATTTCAACGATCGTCCGTTCAAGCGCTTTTCTGTACTGCTTAACTAAGATGATGTTTTCTTCATCAGTTAAAGCAAGCACCGCTACAGCGCCCGGATGCTTCACGATTTCGCGCTTTCCCGTTTTACCGTTCGGCAGTTCGACATCTTCAAGATAAAGATCGATCACCTTGCCTGAAAAAAGCTTTTCCTTTGATATGGTTTTCTCCTCTAAATGCTTCAGTTTGATCATCTCCTAAGTTCTGCTCTGGCTTTAGATCCCATACATTTTATCATACACCATGAAAGGGGGACGCGCCATGAAGGTCTACCGCCTGAATGACCGCATCGTCATGTCTGGGAAAGCATGGGAAATCCGCGCCAAGCTGAAGGAATACGGACGAACGCATCACTATGTGAAAGATTGGCTTTCTGAAAAAGAAAATCGCCTGCAAAAGCTTAATTTTATTGACATCAAGAAGGGCTGCATGAAATAATACTTGTGAGTAATGTTACTCACAAGTATTATTATTTGGAGGCGGATGATGTGGGAATTGAAAAGGGCCGCAAAGGCAAACAAAGCCGGAAGCGGCTGCTCGAGGTCGCTGCAAACGAATTTGCAAACCGGGGATTCCATGAGACAAAAGTGAGTACGATTGTGAAAAGAGCTGGACTGACTCAGCCTTCTTTCTACCTATATTTCCCAAGCAAGGACGCCATCTATGACGAGCTGATCAATGGCTTTCACGCGAACTTAAAAAATCTGATCGAATCGTTCCGTTTAGAGAAAGGAATCGAGAAAAAACACGTATCAAAACGGGTAACGGCCGCTGTAGAGGCTGTATTTCGATTTTTGGCAGAGGACCCCGATTTGACTCGCATCGGTTTTTTTCTCAGCCCTGAAGCAGGCGAAATGAAAAAAGATTTAACGCTCGCCTTGAAAGAAAACTTGAAAGCAGAGCAGGAGCTCGGCTACTTCCGATCCGACCTGGAAATGGAGACCGTTGCTGAATGTCTGACAGGCATGATTGAGCACCTTGCCGATATCTATTTGCTTGACGGATCAAAGGACCCCTCAAGTCTCGCAAAACAAATCACGGATCTTTTGATCCACGGAATGCTCGTAAATCCGCAGCATCCAGAAACGGAGTGAACACAGTGGCATTTATTTTCTTAAAAGCAGGGCTGGCGGCATTTATGCTGACCGGAGGCGTAATCAAGGTGCTGCACGTTCCTTTTCAAGTCGAACATTGGCGCCATTATGAATATCCGCTGTGGTTTCTTTCTGTTACAGGATGTCTCGAAATCGCCGGAGCGCTTGGCATGATCGGCGGAATTTGGAATGTGCATCTGGCTGTCGGTTCGGGGCTGTTATTCTCCCTGCTTATGACAGGAGCCATCCATGCCCACCTGGTCCGGGCGCGGCAGCCTTTTTTCACGGCCATCCCTGCCGCGGTTTGTTTGATTTGCGCCCTAAGCATGATCATCGTCGAGCTGTACTTCTGATCCCGATGCCGATGGGTTGAAAACTTCGCTCCTTTGTATTACGGTCAAAGTAAGAAAAAAAGGAGTGAGGCTTATGAAAAAAAGGACGCTCGGACATTCCGATTTACAGGTGAGTGAAGTCGGCCTAGGCTGCATGTCTCTCGGAACGGACAAAAAGCACGCACTGTCAATTCTGGATGAAGCTTTGGAACTCGGCATCAATTACTTGGATACTGCCGACCTGTACGATTTTGGACGCAACGAAGAAATTGTCGG
Coding sequences within it:
- a CDS encoding TetR/AcrR family transcriptional regulator — its product is MGIEKGRKGKQSRKRLLEVAANEFANRGFHETKVSTIVKRAGLTQPSFYLYFPSKDAIYDELINGFHANLKNLIESFRLEKGIEKKHVSKRVTAAVEAVFRFLAEDPDLTRIGFFLSPEAGEMKKDLTLALKENLKAEQELGYFRSDLEMETVAECLTGMIEHLADIYLLDGSKDPSSLAKQITDLLIHGMLVNPQHPETE
- a CDS encoding GNAT family N-acetyltransferase; the encoded protein is MEWKLKSYEELSKEELYRIIKLRIDVFIVEQNCPYHELDHLDERAHHLFLSQEGEIAAYCRLFPSGTAYPEASIGRVIVRKEDRGKGYAQALLDKAIRFLEGEWEETKVKISAQNHLRSFYGSFGFKAISDVYMEDGIPHVDMVRTEETV
- a CDS encoding GNAT family N-acetyltransferase, producing the protein MQTGAEFDGQAFWITSPAVATFHEKHLREEYFMNPILLDFPDSFETERLLIRAPRAGDGKAVYDAIAASFSELKPWMPFAREIPEEERVEINVRRAQADFILRNDLRMHIFHKETGKFVGSTGLHRMDWKAKRFEIGYWRSSEFSGQGYMTEALNGLIDFARRHVRAKRLEICCDSMNTKSRKMAERLGFELEAVLQSDDLSNDLSEYRDTCIYSRIF
- a CDS encoding PTS sugar transporter subunit IIB, whose translation is MKKILLVCAAGMSTSLLVSRMKKHAEALNEEVDIIALPVSEAGTAASSADVVLLGPQVRYQKSQVEASAGDTPVQVIDMRDYGTMNGEAVLQKALQLMK
- a CDS encoding TIGR00375 family protein — translated: MKEIFADMHIHIGRTESGRPVKITAARTLTLDEILIEASEHKGMELIGIIDCHSPEVLAEIEKGVSSGRYTELEDGGIKYKDTVLLCGSELEINDDRCRGPIHVLAFMPSISAMKQFSGWLSERVTNIHLSSQRIYETGIGLQRKVKELGGLFIPAHIFTPHKSLYGKGVEFSLKEVFDPRMIDAVELGLSSDTDMASHVSELNPYAFLTNSDAHSLGKIGREYNKLHIKHASFQEFSLALKGQEGRSIAANYGMNPQLGKYFQTACETCGRLQEADETLCKACGSRKFTKGVSTRLMELYDQDESPVKRPPYVHQVPLQLIPGIGPKTIQKLKEAFGTEMNILHRVKEGDLKETIRPQTAELVIKARNGDLELKAGGGGTYGKVQS
- a CDS encoding NUDIX hydrolase, whose translation is MKHLEEKTISKEKLFSGKVIDLYLEDVELPNGKTGKREIVKHPGAVAVLALTDEENIILVKQYRKALERTIVEIPAGKLEKGEKPEYTALRELEEETGYTAAKLEKITAFYTSPGFADELVHLYLAEELTPLEEKRELDEDEFVEVLEVPLSGALKLMETQDIYDAKTAYAVQYLELRKALQAKK
- a CDS encoding PTS sugar transporter subunit IIC; this encodes MSGFMEKFERNVERFLVPVAAKLNSQRHICAIRDAFILSFPIIMAGSIIILLNFAILSPDGFIAKILFLEKIFPNLADYQSVFTPVLRGSLDIMSIFVVFLVARNLAISMKADELLAGLTAVSCYFIIYSPYRLIENESFLTTKWLGAQGLFVALIIGIIVGEVFSRLSNAKRLQIHMPPQVPPAVARTFKVLFPIIFITIGFAILSFALMSLSKNGLHELVYTVLQAPLREMGTNIFTVVFLGIVANFLWLFGIHGPNTIAAIRETIFAEANLENLGFAAKTGSAWNAPFPETWALNDAFANYGGSGMTLGLLIAIFIASKRRDYKDIGKLSIGPGIFNINEPVIFGLPVVLNPIFMIPFIIVPAVNTVIGYLFIKFQLIPPIAYAVPWTTPGPLIPFLGTGGNWLALGVGFLCLAISTMIYLPFVMAANKTVNTDREHSAENRKES
- a CDS encoding DoxX family protein, translating into MAFIFLKAGLAAFMLTGGVIKVLHVPFQVEHWRHYEYPLWFLSVTGCLEIAGALGMIGGIWNVHLAVGSGLLFSLLMTGAIHAHLVRARQPFFTAIPAAVCLICALSMIIVELYF